The segment GCCTCAAAGAGTGCAGCACGATCCAAGATACGTAGTATATCTTGCTCATCGCACTGCTCGATAGATACGATATGCTTCATCATAAGGCACAGACTATATTCATTTCACCCGTAAAGGTACAAAAAAGGGACAGACTACAGAGGAGACAGGTCAAGAGTGATGTGATTTTAATCGATCATCGCAGGAGACTCTCCTATGCATTTGTCGGAGGAAACGATATCCACGTGGATATTTGGAAATTTCCACGTGGATATTTGGGAATCTCCACGTGAAGAAAAACTATTCTCCACGTGGATGTCAAATGAAACTTCGGAGGAATCAAATGAAACTTCGGAGGAATCGTTTCGTCCCCACGTGGAGAATAAAAAATAGCCACCTGAATATTTTGTTTTTCCTCGGTGACTATTTTATTGCGGGGGGGGAGAATATTTGGAGTTAAATCAGCGTAAACATCGAGGCCTCCTAAGTAAACCGAAAGTTTCATGAGGGGAAGAACTATATCCGTCTCCATAAAGATCGACGAATTGTGGCGATGCTAGGAGCAGAAGCTTTATACGGGAGGGGGATAAGCTCATCCAGAGAGTTATCCGTATCGCTTATTTTGCTAACTTTGTCGCCAGAGCAGTAAGAGGGTGAGAGGCCTCACTACCTAAGGTTTCGGACGCTCTTCTATTGCTTGCACTTGTAGTACAGACACTACACTTACCCCACAGCACCCCTACCTTATTGTGTGGAGGGTTGTAACGCAAACCATAAGCTTAAATCATGGCAGTAGAAATCAGACAAATAGATGGACGCAAGGAGCTGAAGAAGTTTGTTGAGTTCAACCTCGAGCTATACAAAAACAATCCTTACCACGTCCCTGGCATTATCAAGGATGAGATAGACCTACTAGATAAGGACAAGAACCCCTCCTTCGATGTGTGTGAGGCTGCTTACTTCCTTGCCTACAAAGATGGTAAGATCGTAGGGCGCATCGCTGGGATCATCAACCATAAGGCCAACGAGACCTGGAATCAAAACTACGCTCGCTTTGGTTTCGTTGACTTTATCAATGATGACGAGGTGGTCGACAAGCTCTTTGAGACTGTCGAGCAGTGGGGACGCAACAAGGGTATGGACTATATGCACGGGCCGATGTCCTTCACCGATATGGATCAGGAGGCGATGCTTGTAGAGGGCTTTGACCAGATGGGTACGACCGTAGGACTCTACAACTACGCTTACTACCCTAAGCAGCTTGAGCGACTAGGATATGTCAAGAGTACCGACTGGAAGGAGTACCTGATCAAGATCCCCAAGGAGATCCCTGAGAAGCATCAGCGTATCGCCAATCTAGTCAAGGAGAAGTATGGTCTCAAGGTGGTTAAGTACAAGAGCCGCAAGGAGATTATGTCTCACGCTGACGAGATCTTCACTACGCTCAATAAGGCGTACGCACCGCTTTACGGCTTTAGCGAGTTGTCGCCCGCACAGATGGAGTACTATGCCAATGCCTACCTACCTCTGCTACGACTAGACTTCTTTACCGCTATCGTTAGAGAGCGTGATGAGCAGATGATCGCTTTCGCTATCACGATGCCCAACCTAAGTAAGGCGATGCGCGCTGCCAAGGGAAGACTCTACCCCTTTGGCTTTATACCGCTACTGAATGCGCTCAAGACTCCGCCCAAGGTGGTAGACCTTTACCTCATAGGTGTCCTACCAGAGTATCAAAACAAGGGGATCAATGCACTCATCTTCGCCGACCTGATACCGATTTATAACAAGCTAGGGGTCGAGGTCGCTGAGAGCAATCCTGAGCTAGAGACTAATACAGCGGTGCAGCTGCAGTGGAGCTACTTCGAGCGTAAGCACCACAAGACGCGCCGTGTCTTCATCAAAGAACTCTAACTTACGCCAGCTCTAACATAAGCCTACGACTAGCATACACCATATACCCCTCTACTAACTGACATCAATGCCTATACAAGAACCTCTTAACCAGCCCGAACTCCTAGACCAAGCGACCGTAGCTGGATATACCGAAGATGACTTTCGGACGCTCTCCTGGAGCGAGCATATTCGCAAGCGTCCTGGTATGTATATCGGTAAGATCGGTGATGGTACACAGGCTGATGACGGTATCTACATCCTCATCAAAGAGGTGATAGACAATTCCATCGATGAGTTTGTCATGGGTGTGGGTAGTGAGATACGTATCACGATCGACAGCGAGACGAACGAGGTGCAGATACGAGACTACGGTCGTGGCATTCCGCTCGGCAAGCTCGTCGATGCGACCTCTAAGATGAATACGGGCGCCAAGATCGACTCGCAAGCCTTCAAAAAGTCGGTCGGTCTCAACGGTGTCGGTCTCAAAGCGGTCAATGCGCTCTCCTCGACCTTTACTGTCCAGAGCTGGCGTGAGGGCGAGACCTCCTCAGTCACCTACGAGCGGGCTGAGATGGTCGCTCATACGCCTGCAGCGCCGTGCGAGGACAAGGGGGTACACGGCACTTTGGTCTCCTTCACACCAGACGCTGAGGTCTTTCGTAACTCGCACTACGACCTCCGCCATGTGGAGGCGCTCGTACGCAACTACTGCTACCTCAACACGGGGCTAACGCTCTACCTCAACGATAAGAAATATGTCAGCCGTCACGGGCTACAAGACTTCCTCTCAGACACCATCACGGGCGATCCGCTCTACCCGATCATACGTCTCACAGGGCCTGATATAGAGGTCGCTATCACACACATTGAGCAGTACGGAGAGGAGTTTTACAGCTTCGTCAATGGTCAGTACACCACACAGGGAGGTACCCACTTGACAGCCTTTCGCGAGCAGGTAGCTCGTGTCATCAAGGAGTTTTCGGGCAAGGGCTTTGAGTATGGAGACATTCGCTCTGGCATGGCGGCGGCGATCAGCATCCGCATCATCGAGCCAGAGTTCGAGAGTCAGACGAAGATCAAGCTAGGCTCCAAGGAGATGGTACCCCAAGATCCTATGTTTGAGCACGAACCACTGCGGGGCGTGACGGTACAGAAGTTCGTCGGTGACTTCCTCAAGGAGAAGCTCGACAACTACCTCCACATGCACCCCGACATCTCCGAGGTGATGCTCCAGACGATCCAGGCCAACGAGCGTGAGCGCAAGGCGATGAGCGGCGTCACCAAGCTAGCGCGTGAACGTGCTAAGAAAGCTAGCCTTCACAACAAGAAGCTGCGTGACTGCACCGAGCACTACAACGATCCGAAGGCTAAGAACCCTGAGCTGACCAGTATCTTTATCACAGAGGGTAACTCGGCCAGTGGATCGATCACACAGAGTAGAGACGCGCGCTACCAAGCGGTCTTTAGCTTGCGAGGCAAACCGCTCAACAGCTATGGGCTGAGCAAGAAGGTGGTCTATGAGAACGAAGAGTTTAACCTCCTCCAGGCTGCGCTCAATATCGAAGACGGTCTCGAGGGCTTGCGCTACAACCGGGTGATCATCGCTACCGATGCCGATGATGACGGTATGCACATACGGCTCCTGACGCTGACCTTCTTTTTGCAGTTCTTTCCCGAGCTGGTACGGCGTGGACATGTCTACATATTGGAGACACCACTCTACCGTGTCTCGCTACCAGCCAAGCGCAAGAAGAGTATCACAGCACGTGTTGCCTCAGCGGGTAAGAAGAAGGGCGGCAAGAAGGCGACCAGTGAGCCAGCGTCTGAGACGGAGACCTCTGCCTACTGCTATAGTGATCAGGAGCTCAATGCGGCTGTAGAGCGGATGGGAGCTTCAGCTCAGATCACCCGCTTTAAGGGTCTGGGTGAGATCAGTGCCAATGAGTTTAAGGAGCTGATCACGGAGGAAAACATCAAGCTCCGTCAGGTGTCGCTCCGCAAGGAGGACAATCTCAAGCGAATGCTACACTTCTACATGGGCAAGAACACGCCCGACCGTCAAGACTTTATCATAGACAACCTAATCATCGACGAGGAGATTGTCTAAGGCTCCTCACCTAGCTTAGCAGACAGATATGAAGCGTATCGGATTCTTTGCGGGTTCCTTTGACCCCTTTACACTAGGGCATGCGGACATAGTGGCACGTGCTCTCAAGATTTTTGATGAGGTGGTCATAGGTATCGGCACGCACCCGACGAAAAAGCCATTCTTCACCTCCGAGCAGCGCGCTCTACAGATAGAGACCGTCTATGCGCAGGAGCCTCGTGTCCGTGTCGTGAGCTATAGCGGCATGACCATCGAGGCGGCGAAGCAGTGTGGCGCACAGTTTCTCATACGTGGCGTACGCTCCACGAGCGACTTCGAGTACGAGCAGAGTATCTCTCAGATTAATGATCATCTGCAAGGACCTATGACGGTGCTACTCTTTGGGGCGCAAGGTCTGCTCCACATCTCTAGCTCTATGGTACGGGAGCTGCTGAGCTGGAATCTAGATGTATCGGACTACGTACCCAGTGGCATGCCTTTGACTTTTGACTAATTAGCTATCTCCTATCCTCTTACTATGCGACAATCAGCTGACATCAATCATATCTACGACCTACTCCTCCAGAGTGACGGTATCTGCACCGACACGAGACATCTGCGTCCTGACTCGCTCTTCGTATCGCTACGAGGAGCCCACTTCGATGGCAATCGCTTTGCGGTGGATGCACTCAAGCAAGGGTGCAAGTATGCACTCGTTGACGACCTTAGCTATATAGATGAAGTCGACGAGTCTGACGCCGACCTTCGTGAGCGACTTATCTATTACAGAGATGGGGGCTTTGAGGCGCTTCACGAGCTGGCGCTCCTACATAGGGCAAAGTCTGAGGCAACCTTCATAGCAATCACAGGGACCAATGGCAAGACGACTACTAAGGAGCTGGTGGCTGCTGTTTTGTCCGCAAAGTATCGGGTTCATGCCACCCAGGGCAACTACAATAACGAGATAGGCGTTCCCCTCACCCTACTGCAGGTTCGCCCTGAGCATCAGTTTGTCATCGTCGAGCTAGGAGCTTCGCACATCGGAGACATAGCTTCGCTCTGCAAGCTCGCCCAGCCTCAGTACGGCATCATTACGAATGTGGGGCGTGCTCATCTATCAGGCTTTGGCACGCCCGAGGGGGTGATCAAGGCTAAGAGCGAGCTTTACGCTTATCTGCGAGAGCATAGCGGACAAGCCTTCTGCAATGGAGAGGATAAGACGCTCATCAGCAATCTCAATGGACTACCCACGGTCTACTACAACGGCACCACGTCGCCACGCGTCACTGGCGCCGTACTCCCAACCGATGAGTCTGGACTACTAAAGATAGAGTGGTGTGACCAAGAGACTGGCGAGAGCTACCAGCTAGCGACAAAGCTAGTCGGCGACTACAACCTCAACAACATCCTGGCAGCCATCACCGTGGGGCTACACTTCGGTCTAGATCCTAAGACGATCAATGAGGCTGTGACCAACTACCAGCCACGCAATGAGCGATCCCAAGTCCTGCCCCCGACAGCGCAGGGTAACCGTGTCATCCTCGACTGCTACAACGCTAACCCCTCTAGCATGGAGGTAGCACTCAGTAGCTACTTCACGATGGACTGTCAGGGGCTCAATCGCATGCTTATCCTTGGTGACATGAACGAGCTAGGCGATGCAGCAGAGAGCGAGCATATCACCGTCATCAGACAGATACAGAGCTATCTCCTGCGCTATCCTAAGATGGTCACTTACTTCTGCGGGCCCAACTTCTTTGCTCTGCAGGCTCGCTACGGGAGCGAACACTTTATCTTCTTTCCCTCGGCGACTGCTCTCAAGCAATACTTCACCAGACACCAACCGCAGCACAGCTTTATCCTGATCAAAGGTTCTAACTCGCACCATCTCTCGTCCATTGCGGAGCTATGCTAAAGAATCGCCAGCAACAGCAGCTAGAGCAGCGACAGACCCTCACAGCGCGACAGATACAGCAGATACAACTGCTGGAGCTACCTGTCACCGAGCTGGAGCAGCGCATCAGCGCTGAGATCGAGCGCAATCCTGCTCTCGAGGAGGCGTATACTGCTCATGACGATTCAAATGAAAGTAACGCAACCAACGACCAGATCGACTCCTCTTTGAGCCAGTCCGACCAAGATCGGCTCGAGGCGCGCAACGAGTTCGGCAATGACGACGAGATCCCAGCTTATCGGCTGAGGATGATCGCCGAGAGAGAGCAGCAGCGTGAGGAGATCCCCTTTGCTGCACACGGACTATCTCTCGCAGACTACCTAGACAATCAGCTCTCCACCCTAGAGCTCACCGAGCGGCAGCAGTTACTCGTACCTTATATAGTAGGCAACCTTCGAGAGGATGGCTACCTAGACCGCTCACTACCACTCATTGCTCAGGATCTACTCCTCAAAGAGTGCGTCGACGCCTCCGAGCAGGAGCTCACCGAGCTACTCCAGATCATTCAGAGCTTAGACCCCGCAGGCGTAGGTGCTAGGTCGCTACAAGAGTGTCTACTGCTACAACTGCACCGTATGGAGCAGAGCGAGACCGTCGTCAATGCGGAGAAGATCGTCTCTCACTACTTCGATGACTTTGCTTACAAACGGTTCGAGCGACTCACTAAGCGAGGCTTTGACCAGAAGCAACTCGAAGAGGTGTCGGCACTCATTCACCAACTTTCCCCCAAGCCTGGCAACGGCTTTGACTCCTCTGCTGAGACGCTCCTCTCGAAGGTGACACCCGACTTCATCATCACAGAGCATGAGGGCGAGCTCACCCTGACCCTCACAGACCAGCGCGAGATACCCGCCCTCACCGTGTCGCCAAGCTACAAGCAGATGATCGCCGACTACCGTGATGCGTCAACTAGTGAACGAGCCAAGCTCAAGGAGACGATACAGTACACTCGTGATCGCGTCAAGGACGCTGAGTGGTTCATCTCCGCCCTGCAGCAGCGCTACGACACCCTCCGCACCACCATGACCATCATCATGACGCTACAGCGAGACTTCTTCCTCTCGGGCGACATCGTAGACCTGCGTCCCATGATCCTTAAGGACGTTGCCGATTTAGCCCGACTAGATATCAGCACCATATCACGTGTGAGCAATAGCAAGTACGTGCAGTGCCAGTGGGGCATCTACCCCATCAAGTTCTTCTTTAGCGAAAGCATGCAAGCGAAAGATGGCAGCGACGTCTCTACCAAAGTGATCAAAGACTGCCTCAAGCAGATCATCGAAAGGGAAGACCCTCTTCACCCGCTCACGGACGATCAACTCACAGAAGCACTCTCACAGCAAGGCTACGACATAGCGCGTCGCACCACCGCTAAGTACCGACAGCAGCTCGGACTCCCCACAGCTCGCCTGCGTCGCAAGCTGACTAAGTAATCGCTTATGCAAACGAAGCGTAGCTTGCTGATCCTGCTCTGGAGCTTTCTGTGCCTGCTCCCCACCCTCCTCGCCGGACAAGTCTCTAGCAGCACCTCCATATCGGGCATCCTCTACGACCAGCAGACAGGAGAGCCAGTCCCCTACGCCTCCATCTCTACTGAGACACGCCAGAGCGTCTCAGGCACAGCGAGCGACGACAAAGGAGCCTTTACCATCAAGGTACGACACGAGGAAATAGCGCAAGATACCATCGTGCTACAGATTAGCTGTATAGGCTATGAGGGACGGACCTTGCGTTTGGACAAATACCAAAATCACAGCTTAGGTCGCATCCCGCTCATCCGTAAAGCGACAGACATGGAGACAGTAGTCGTCAAGCCCAAAAAAGAACGCTACCGACGCAAAGGGAACCCCGCTGTGACCATCATGCGCCAAGTGATGCAGCATAAGGAGCACAACCACTTATCCTCCCTGCCCGACTACTCCTACCAGCTCTACCAGAAGACCCTCCTCGCTCAGGGCGATATCACACGAGGCAAGGGCTACTGGGGCATCCCCAAGTGGCGCATGAAGAGCTTCGTCGATAGCTCAGCACTCGCTAGGACACCTATCCTCCCCTTCTCCCTACGTGAGCGACACACCGTCTACGCACAGCAGGCCAGACGCACTGAGAACCCGCTACTCCTCGGCACACGACACAAAGGGGTCGAGCAGATTGTCGACGAGGGGCTGCTATCGAGCAATATAGACGCACTACTCGCTCCCGTAGACATCTACGACAACGACCTGCCATTACTCTCCAAAGAGATCATCGGACCCCTGCACTCGCAGCTCGGCATCACCTTCTACAAGTACTACCTCCTAGACACTATTCCAGATGCTTCGGGCAATGCTTGCTATCAGATACAGTTCGTACCGATAGAGATGCGTGACGCAGGCTTTTCGGGTACACTACTGGTAGACACCGTGGACTACAGCATCCACGGTGTAGAGATGCGCCTGCCCACCATCGCCAATGTCAACTGGGTAGATCGCCTAGAGATCACCATCGACTACGCCCCGCAGAGCATCACACGCCCAGACGGACGACGTGACACTCTATGGCTCCCCGAGCGGCAGCGGCTCGACGCACTCTTTCGCGTATCCAAGCGACTAGACATCTCAGTCTTAGCACGTGTCACCTCCATCTATAGTCACTACCAGACAGGCGCTACAGCGCTACGACCTGAGACACTTGATCCCCGTCTCCTCCTCTCTGCAGACACGCTCCAGCAGCTCATGACACGCGTCATCGACGACTACGGGCTGGTCGTTCGTCCCGAGCCGATCGACTCTACCGAGCTGCGCGCCACACAGCTCGTCGACTATGTCCTTCACGACCCTGGGTACAAACTCTTTTCGCTAGGAGCTAGGATGGCTTCCGTAGGCTTTATCCCGATACCCGCCGAACCACTACACCGTGAGCGTGTCTATGTAGATCTAGGTCCTCTGGAGACCCTCATCAGTGCCAACATGATCGAGGGCGTACGGCTTCGCCTTGGGGGCATGACCACTGCCAGACTGCACAATCAGCTCTTTGCCGAGGGGTATGTCACCTATGGCTTTAAGGACAAAAAGTGGAAGTACTACGCCCGCCTCACCTACGCTGTTAAGCCCAAAGAGCTGCACCCCCATAGCTACCCCCGAAACAATTTTGCGCTCTCTGTACGCAACGACCTCTTCTTCCCAGGTGAGGAGAGCTACGGACTATACAAAGATGGCATCGCCTCAATCTTTGGCACCTACGGCATCACGCGACGCTACTACGGACTAGACATAGAGGCTTCGCACGAGATAGACTGGTCACCCAGCCTATACTCCAACATATGGGTCGACTACCAGCGCCAACGCCCCACAGGCACACTCCACTACTACACGATCGATGCCGAGGGCAAGCAGTACGAAGTCGATGAACTACGACAGACCGAGATCGGAGCCTCGCTCAGCTGGACACCTGGTCGCACCCCTTACTCTGGACGAAAGCCAGGTAGCATCGTCTCGGCAGACATCTACAAGCCTTCCTTCACAATCTCTGGATCGATCTACCCACGAGGTCTATGGGGCAACGATCAGACCCACGGCGCACTCCATCTCGCCTACAGCCAGAGACTATACCTCAGCATCCTAGGTGCACTAGACATAACCCTTCAGAGTGGTATCGCTCTAGGCAACACCCCACAGTCACAGCTCTTCACGCCCTATGGCAATCGTGCCTGGCTACTCGTCCCCGACGCATTTCAGACCATACAACCATTAGAGTTCACCGCTGACAAATACCTCGACTTCAAGCTCCTCTATCGTATGGAGGGTCTGCTCTTTAACCGCATTCCACTCGTCAAGCGACTCGGACTGCGGGAGCTCGTCGGCATCCATGGTTACTGGGGCGACACATCACCACGACACATCACCCCACGCCCAGGACAAATCCTCTTGCCTACCTACGCCGAGCCTATGCGCAACGACCTACACCTAGAGCTCTCGGCAGGTCTGAGCAACATCTTCAAGGTGCTCTCCGTCCAATACTTTTACCGCATCACAGGCAAGGGGCTTCCCGCTCGTCAGCGCCACTCCATCCGCCTAGGTATCTCCGTCTCCTTCTGACATAATTGAGAGTAGTCTTCTTTTGTCTCGTGAGATTCTCTTTTTTCTTCCGTATATTTGTAGGAAGTTATACGTCATCTAGCAGAGACGTACAGTACTCATCATACAATCCTTTCAGTATTCTCACTATTTACTCAGCACCAGTTTATGCTCCTACCCACTGAGACCTTTTTAATTATTGGTTCCATCGTCATCTTCGTCGGTATCCTACTAGGTAAGGTTGGAGCTCGCTTTGGAGTGCCAGCCCTACTTCTCTTTTTGCTGACGGGTATGCTCTTTGGCGTAGATGGTATCGGAATACATTTTAGCAACATGCGGGGCGTGCAGTCCATCGGTATTGTAGCGCTCTCGATCATCCTCTTTTCGGGTGGTATGGGGACCAAGCTCTCGCAGATACGTCCCGTCATAGGCGAAGGTATTGCCCTAAGTACCATCGGAGTGTTGCTCACGACCCTCTTCACAGGACTACTCATCTTCTGCGTGACGCATTACCTCTTTGCCTCGCTCACCTTCTCGCTACCTATCGCTATCCTACTGGCGGCCACGATGTCTAGTACCGACTCCGCCTCAGTCTTTGCGATCCTACGCTCGCAGCGTGTGCATCTTAAGGAAAACCTCAAGCCACTCCTAGAGTTGGAGAGTGGTAGTAACGATCCGATGGCCTATATGATTACCGTCGCACTCATTGGCTTCGTCATGGGAGGCGATACCTCCCTATGGGGCGTGGCGGGGAGCCTCGTACTGCAGTTTCTCTTTGGCATCATCGGTGGATTTTTCTTTGGCTGGCTATGCGTCAAGATGCTCAATAATCTGAACATTCAGAACGAGGTGCTCTACCCCATCGCGCTGCTTTGCCTCGTTATGATCACCTACGTGAGCACGTGGTATATAGGTGGTAATGGTTATCTAGCAGTCTATATCGCAGGCATCTATCTAGGGAATAGTAAGATCACGGCACGAAGGTCTGTGTACGGCTTCTTCGATGGTATCACCTGGCTAGTACAGATCGTACTCTTCATCATGCTAGGGCTACTGGTCAATCCGAGCGATATGCTCCCCGTATTGCTTCCGACGCTCATCATTGCTGTACTGATGATGTTTGTCGCTCGTCCGCTCGCTTGCTTTGTGACGCTACTCCCCTTTCGTCAGCTATCCTTCAAGGCTCGCCTCTTCACCTCTTGGGTTGGTCTACGTGGAGCGGCACCCATCCTCTTTGCCACCTATCCCGTACTAGCCGAGGTGCCCCAGTCCAATCATATCTTTACCATAGTTTTCGTCATTACACTGGTATCACTCATCTGTCAGGGTATGACGATCACCCCAGTGGCTCGTGCTCTGCATCTAGCTGAGCCAGCACCCCCTGAGGGCTACTTCATGGGAGTCGAGATCCCTGAGGAGACCAATACAAGCATGGAGGAGCGTATTGTCGTAGAGGAGATGCTCTCTGAAGGACATTTGCTTAAGGACTTAGCACTCAATCCCGACGAACTGGTTATCCTCGTACGTCGCCACGATCGCTACATAGTGCCTAAGGGTGGACTACACCTGAACCCTAACGACATCCTCCTCATCGTCTCCGAGCGAAATGACTCTGAGCAGAAGTACCTAGAGATCCCGAACGCAGACCTCTTCACACGCTTGAGGAAAACCCTTGGACAGGTCACTAGCCATAAGAGTAAAAAGAGGTCCGATAGTTAGATGACCATATCTATCCTCAGCTAATAGACCTAAACAAATCCACAAATCAAGTAGCCCAATGAGACGAGTATCGATGTGCAGGGACACACGGTAGTATCCAGGTTACTCGTGAGATTTGCGAAATCTAGGCCCACTTACGAAGCTCTCGTGAGGGGGCTCTTTGGTTTGTGTCAGCCGAGAGCCGTGACTCAGACCTCAATTTCGCCAATCTTACGAGTAGCCCTACTTTATGTAAATAGTTCCCATTTATTTCGCTATCTTTGTCCCGAGAGCAATGGCATTATGAGATGCTACTTCAGCACAATCTCTTATTGCTCTAAGACAGCTCTCTATTTTCGCTTAAACAGACTCAGTTGGACATTGTATGTTACCACTATACGTACGGCATCCATCCTTGAGCCTACGTTAACACATAACAGAACCAGTACTTCATGTCTCCAAACAACCGCCTTCTTAGACCTATTCAGCGGTTTACAATCCGCAAAGTAGATTCCACCGTCGTACTCTTTCTTGCGACCATCGTAGCACTTATTGTGGCCAATAGCCCTCTCAGAGATCTATACCATACGCTGCTCGCTATACCGATCAACCTCAACATCCTAGGGCTAGACATATTTCATTATCATGGCGAGCCGATGAGCTTCTTGGTTTTTGCCAATGATGTCTTGATGGTTTTCTTCTTCTTTGTTGTCGGACTAGATATCAAGCAGCAACTTCTCGTTGGGGAGCTCTCCTCAGTCAAGAAAGCGATGATGCCTGTCGTGGGGGCTATAGGCGGTATGATCATGCCTATCCTCCTCTTCTTGCTGATTGCTCCTGCTGGTGATGCCAGCCGAGGTGCTGCCATACCGATGGCTACAGATATAGCCTTCGTCCTAGCGGTACTGATGGTACTGAAGGATCATGTACCCGCTTCGCTACGTGTCTTTATGACTACGCTAGCCGTAGCCGATGATATAGGAGGTATCATCGTGATAGCGCTCTTTTACTCCTCTGGGATCAACCTGTTGATGCTAGGTCTAGGCTTGGCGACAGTTGCTCTGCTAGCTCTCCTAGGTCGATCAGGAGTGCGCCATATAGTGATCTACATGATCGGACTCTTTATCGTATGGTTCTTCTTCCTACAGAGCGGTATCCACACCACCATCGCAGGTGTCATGGTAGCACTGGCGGTCCCTATGACGACCTCTGTCTCTTGCCACCAGCTAGGCAATCTCGCTGGTACAGTCTCTAGGATGCTACCGCATACAGAGAATACACAAAAAGATCAGACCACACACCTAGATGGAGCTGATATTGCCATGATCAACAGCTTGCGCCAATCTGCTTCACGAGCTATCCCTCCAGTACAGCGCCTAGAGCATGCACTCACGGGTTGGGTCAACTATTTGATCCTCCCTATCTTTGCTTTTGTCAATGCTGGGATCGACTTCTCCACATTCACTATGGATAGTATCTCAGCACTTCCCTTTGCAGTGAGTTTGGGACTATTGATTGGCAAGCCTGTTGGCATTTTCCTCTTTACCTATGT is part of the Porphyromonas asaccharolytica DSM 20707 genome and harbors:
- the rpoN gene encoding RNA polymerase factor sigma-54; translation: MLKNRQQQQLEQRQTLTARQIQQIQLLELPVTELEQRISAEIERNPALEEAYTAHDDSNESNATNDQIDSSLSQSDQDRLEARNEFGNDDEIPAYRLRMIAEREQQREEIPFAAHGLSLADYLDNQLSTLELTERQQLLVPYIVGNLREDGYLDRSLPLIAQDLLLKECVDASEQELTELLQIIQSLDPAGVGARSLQECLLLQLHRMEQSETVVNAEKIVSHYFDDFAYKRFERLTKRGFDQKQLEEVSALIHQLSPKPGNGFDSSAETLLSKVTPDFIITEHEGELTLTLTDQREIPALTVSPSYKQMIADYRDASTSERAKLKETIQYTRDRVKDAEWFISALQQRYDTLRTTMTIIMTLQRDFFLSGDIVDLRPMILKDVADLARLDISTISRVSNSKYVQCQWGIYPIKFFFSESMQAKDGSDVSTKVIKDCLKQIIEREDPLHPLTDDQLTEALSQQGYDIARRTTAKYRQQLGLPTARLRRKLTK
- a CDS encoding toprim domain-containing protein — encoded protein: MPIQEPLNQPELLDQATVAGYTEDDFRTLSWSEHIRKRPGMYIGKIGDGTQADDGIYILIKEVIDNSIDEFVMGVGSEIRITIDSETNEVQIRDYGRGIPLGKLVDATSKMNTGAKIDSQAFKKSVGLNGVGLKAVNALSSTFTVQSWREGETSSVTYERAEMVAHTPAAPCEDKGVHGTLVSFTPDAEVFRNSHYDLRHVEALVRNYCYLNTGLTLYLNDKKYVSRHGLQDFLSDTITGDPLYPIIRLTGPDIEVAITHIEQYGEEFYSFVNGQYTTQGGTHLTAFREQVARVIKEFSGKGFEYGDIRSGMAAAISIRIIEPEFESQTKIKLGSKEMVPQDPMFEHEPLRGVTVQKFVGDFLKEKLDNYLHMHPDISEVMLQTIQANERERKAMSGVTKLARERAKKASLHNKKLRDCTEHYNDPKAKNPELTSIFITEGNSASGSITQSRDARYQAVFSLRGKPLNSYGLSKKVVYENEEFNLLQAALNIEDGLEGLRYNRVIIATDADDDGMHIRLLTLTFFLQFFPELVRRGHVYILETPLYRVSLPAKRKKSITARVASAGKKKGGKKATSEPASETETSAYCYSDQELNAAVERMGASAQITRFKGLGEISANEFKELITEENIKLRQVSLRKEDNLKRMLHFYMGKNTPDRQDFIIDNLIIDEEIV
- the coaD gene encoding pantetheine-phosphate adenylyltransferase yields the protein MKRIGFFAGSFDPFTLGHADIVARALKIFDEVVIGIGTHPTKKPFFTSEQRALQIETVYAQEPRVRVVSYSGMTIEAAKQCGAQFLIRGVRSTSDFEYEQSISQINDHLQGPMTVLLFGAQGLLHISSSMVRELLSWNLDVSDYVPSGMPLTFD
- a CDS encoding UDP-N-acetylmuramoyl-tripeptide--D-alanyl-D-alanine ligase — protein: MRQSADINHIYDLLLQSDGICTDTRHLRPDSLFVSLRGAHFDGNRFAVDALKQGCKYALVDDLSYIDEVDESDADLRERLIYYRDGGFEALHELALLHRAKSEATFIAITGTNGKTTTKELVAAVLSAKYRVHATQGNYNNEIGVPLTLLQVRPEHQFVIVELGASHIGDIASLCKLAQPQYGIITNVGRAHLSGFGTPEGVIKAKSELYAYLREHSGQAFCNGEDKTLISNLNGLPTVYYNGTTSPRVTGAVLPTDESGLLKIEWCDQETGESYQLATKLVGDYNLNNILAAITVGLHFGLDPKTINEAVTNYQPRNERSQVLPPTAQGNRVILDCYNANPSSMEVALSSYFTMDCQGLNRMLILGDMNELGDAAESEHITVIRQIQSYLLRYPKMVTYFCGPNFFALQARYGSEHFIFFPSATALKQYFTRHQPQHSFILIKGSNSHHLSSIAELC